A single window of Martelella sp. NC20 DNA harbors:
- a CDS encoding Gfo/Idh/MocA family protein: MKMKAVLCGCGAMAKGWLRALQTNEELGDAIELVGLVDLDRATAAALATEFDLGDIVIGTDLADVLRQCDADLLFDVVIPSARHSVAATGLRHGCHVLSEKPLASTMQEARDLTRLAAETGKIHAVVQNRRFIPGIRRLRRAVEAGLIGDLTGVHCDFFLGPHFGGFREAMDNVLLLDMAVHTLDAARFVSGLTPLSVYCVETNPSGSWYAHGAAANAIYRLSGDAVLTYRGSWCAEGRPTSWEGSWRLVGSRGMITWDGDAGFDVTTSGDETGLLAGFRTLEMPPAPDEDHVHGHASVMVDFVRAVRSGARPETASDDNINSLAMIFGAIESARTGVPVDLQAKE; this comes from the coding sequence GTGAAAATGAAAGCCGTTCTGTGCGGATGCGGAGCTATGGCCAAGGGCTGGCTTCGCGCGCTGCAGACAAATGAAGAGCTTGGCGACGCCATCGAACTGGTGGGCCTCGTCGATCTGGATCGCGCCACCGCCGCAGCGCTGGCGACCGAATTCGATCTCGGCGACATCGTCATTGGGACGGACCTCGCCGATGTTCTTCGGCAATGCGATGCCGACCTCCTGTTCGATGTGGTCATTCCCTCCGCGCGTCATTCCGTTGCCGCGACCGGCCTGCGCCATGGTTGCCATGTCCTCAGCGAAAAGCCGCTGGCGTCCACGATGCAGGAAGCGCGTGATCTGACGAGGCTTGCGGCCGAAACCGGGAAAATCCACGCCGTGGTCCAGAACCGGCGCTTCATTCCGGGTATCAGGCGGTTGCGGCGCGCGGTCGAGGCGGGGCTGATCGGCGATCTCACAGGTGTTCATTGCGACTTCTTTCTGGGCCCCCATTTCGGCGGCTTCCGCGAAGCCATGGACAATGTTCTGCTGCTCGATATGGCCGTTCACACGCTCGACGCCGCGCGCTTCGTGTCCGGCCTGACGCCGCTCTCGGTCTATTGCGTCGAAACCAATCCGTCGGGCTCGTGGTATGCCCATGGCGCGGCGGCGAACGCCATCTATCGCCTCTCCGGGGATGCGGTTCTGACCTATCGCGGTTCGTGGTGCGCCGAGGGCCGCCCGACAAGTTGGGAAGGCAGTTGGCGGCTCGTCGGCTCGCGCGGCATGATCACCTGGGATGGTGATGCCGGCTTCGATGTCACCACGTCCGGAGATGAAACGGGCCTCCTCGCCGGCTTCAGGACGCTCGAAATGCCGCCGGCGCCGGACGAGGATCATGTGCATGGCCATGCGAGCGTCATGGTCGACTTTGTCCGCGCGGTGCGCAGCGGCGCAAGGCCTGAAACCGCGAGCGACGACAACATCAACAGCCTCGCAATGATTTTCGGCGCGATCGAAAGCGCGCGCACCGGTGTTCCCGTCGATTTGCAAGCAAAGGAATGA
- a CDS encoding LacI family DNA-binding transcriptional regulator, with translation MTGIRQLADHLNISIGTVSRALNGKPDVNPDTRRRVLEAAEKLGYVANQAGRSLRKGKTGIVGFMMETDPEVSRYGDLFFSSVFDGVQSVLLRHQLDLVTLLCSSSEEPDAYLDRIVARGFVDAVILSGTRRHDPRFELLARRKIPFIPLGRSLTDVGQPWIDLDFEGMAETAINRLVARGHRRIGVIWPHGDHNLAYVFIDRIRDTLARHNLSLPDHYIFKGPPNEDGGYRIARDIKTCEEPPTAIVLVNEAIVMGLYRGLSEVGLKPGKDLAIIGRHSPQAKFLSPSLTSFDLSLRDLGIALAETLLGSMPAYRQFYPDIVARRIWPMTLVEGESG, from the coding sequence ATGACAGGCATTCGCCAGCTAGCGGATCATCTCAATATCTCCATCGGCACCGTCTCGCGGGCGCTGAACGGCAAGCCCGACGTCAATCCGGACACGCGCCGCCGGGTGCTCGAAGCGGCCGAAAAACTTGGCTATGTCGCCAATCAGGCAGGGCGTTCGCTGCGCAAGGGCAAGACCGGTATTGTCGGCTTCATGATGGAAACCGACCCGGAAGTGAGCCGCTATGGCGACCTGTTCTTCAGCAGCGTCTTCGATGGCGTGCAGAGCGTGTTGTTGCGTCATCAGCTCGACCTCGTGACCCTGCTTTGTTCATCAAGCGAGGAACCGGACGCCTATCTCGACCGTATCGTCGCGCGCGGCTTTGTCGACGCCGTTATCCTGTCCGGTACGCGCCGGCACGACCCGCGATTCGAGCTTCTGGCGCGGCGCAAGATACCCTTCATCCCGCTCGGACGCAGCCTGACCGATGTCGGCCAGCCTTGGATCGACCTCGATTTCGAAGGCATGGCCGAAACGGCAATCAACCGTCTCGTCGCAAGAGGACATCGCCGTATCGGCGTCATCTGGCCGCATGGGGATCACAATCTGGCCTATGTCTTCATCGACCGGATCCGCGATACGCTCGCGCGTCATAACCTGTCCCTGCCCGACCATTATATTTTCAAGGGGCCGCCCAACGAAGACGGCGGCTACCGGATCGCCAGGGATATCAAGACCTGCGAGGAACCACCGACGGCCATCGTGCTCGTCAACGAGGCAATCGTCATGGGGCTCTATCGCGGGCTTTCCGAAGTCGGACTGAAGCCCGGCAAGGACCTCGCTATCATAGGAAGGCACAGCCCCCAGGCGAAGTTCCTGTCGCCGAGCCTCACCTCTTTCGACCTGTCTCTGCGCGACCTCGGCATAGCGCTAGCGGAAACGCTTCTGGGCTCCATGCCCGCCTATCGCCAGTTCTACCCGGATATCGTCGCGCGGCGGATCTGGCCGATGACGCTGGTGGAGGGCGAGAGCGGCTGA
- a CDS encoding SDR family oxidoreductase: MSIEAYLKHQFSLEGQRALVTGGASGIGQAIAVALAEAGADVAITVHSNPGDETARLVGATGRAFARVSADLGALDAAGADKLLETAAEGLGGDISILVNNAGTIRRGDVVDHSESDWRAVLSANLDAVWFLSQAAARRMQAAGAGRIIMTASLLSLQGGIRVPGYTAAKHGVAGLTKALANELAPHGVTVNAIAPGYIATANTKALREDPERSRQILERIPAGRWGRPEDIAGAALFLASPAAAYVNGHILAVDGGWLSR, encoded by the coding sequence ATGAGTATCGAAGCCTATCTTAAACACCAGTTCAGCCTCGAAGGCCAGCGCGCGCTAGTCACCGGCGGCGCGAGCGGCATCGGCCAGGCGATCGCCGTGGCGCTTGCCGAGGCCGGCGCGGATGTGGCGATCACCGTGCATTCGAACCCGGGGGATGAAACCGCCCGGCTCGTCGGCGCTACCGGCCGCGCCTTTGCTCGCGTGTCCGCCGATCTCGGCGCGCTCGATGCCGCAGGCGCGGACAAGCTGCTGGAGACCGCGGCGGAAGGCCTTGGCGGCGATATCTCGATCCTGGTGAACAATGCCGGCACGATCCGGCGCGGCGATGTGGTGGATCACTCCGAGAGCGACTGGCGGGCCGTGCTTTCGGCCAATCTCGATGCGGTCTGGTTCCTGTCCCAGGCGGCGGCAAGGCGGATGCAGGCGGCGGGCGCGGGACGGATCATCATGACCGCGTCGCTGCTGTCCCTTCAGGGCGGCATTCGCGTGCCGGGTTACACTGCCGCCAAGCACGGCGTTGCCGGTTTGACCAAGGCGCTCGCCAACGAGCTTGCGCCGCACGGGGTGACGGTCAACGCGATTGCGCCGGGCTATATCGCCACGGCCAATACCAAGGCGTTGCGCGAGGATCCGGAGCGTTCCCGCCAAATCCTCGAGCGCATTCCCGCCGGGCGCTGGGGCCGGCCGGAGGATATCGCGGGCGCCGCCCTGTTCCTCGCCTCACCCGCCGCCGCCTATGTCAACGGCCATATTCTGGCGGTCGATGGCGGCTGGCTTTCGCGCTGA
- a CDS encoding alpha/beta hydrolase family protein has translation MTLRQDLREKFEIDAHPLTLSERVGIQHDGMTLERLTFATKDGERARGFLLRPPGDAPVPAILYIHAHGNAYDIGADELLDGRKALLSPLGPEFARRGFAVLMIELPAFGARSRPGESARAKAALWNGQSLAGQMLGEQAAAFDWLASRPDIIAERIAVFGISMGATFSYWLAAAEPRIAASAHLCAYADYAALITAGNIDLHGIYLTVPGLLGLAGNGEIAGLIAPRPQLIGIGDLDPLTPPAAFEPAFAQTRRAYEEADATDRLVLVREPKAGHVETPAMRAAVFTFLDRHIGLA, from the coding sequence ATGACATTACGACAGGACCTGCGTGAAAAATTCGAGATCGACGCGCATCCGCTGACGCTCAGCGAACGCGTCGGCATCCAGCACGACGGAATGACGCTGGAGCGGCTGACCTTCGCCACGAAGGACGGCGAGCGCGCGCGCGGTTTCCTGCTTCGCCCGCCGGGCGATGCGCCGGTTCCGGCGATCCTCTACATCCACGCCCATGGCAATGCCTACGATATCGGCGCGGACGAACTTCTTGACGGGCGCAAGGCGCTGCTGTCGCCGCTGGGACCGGAATTCGCGCGCCGGGGTTTCGCGGTGCTGATGATCGAGCTGCCGGCCTTCGGCGCCCGTTCCCGCCCCGGCGAAAGCGCCCGGGCGAAGGCTGCGCTCTGGAACGGCCAGAGCCTTGCCGGTCAGATGCTCGGCGAACAGGCCGCCGCCTTCGACTGGCTGGCATCCCGTCCCGACATCATCGCCGAGAGGATCGCCGTTTTCGGCATTTCCATGGGCGCGACATTCAGCTACTGGCTGGCCGCCGCCGAACCGCGCATCGCGGCCAGCGCGCATCTTTGCGCCTATGCCGATTACGCAGCGCTGATTACCGCCGGCAATATCGATCTTCACGGCATATACCTCACGGTGCCCGGCCTCCTGGGCCTTGCCGGCAACGGCGAAATCGCCGGACTGATCGCGCCGCGACCGCAGCTCATCGGGATCGGCGACCTCGATCCGCTGACGCCGCCCGCAGCCTTCGAGCCTGCCTTCGCCCAGACCCGGCGGGCCTATGAAGAGGCGGACGCCACGGACCGGCTCGTACTCGTGCGCGAGCCGAAGGCGGGTCATGTGGAAACGCCAGCCATGCGCGCTGCGGTATTTACATTTCTCGACCGTCATATCGGCCTCGCCTGA